The Mercurialis annua linkage group LG8, ddMerAnnu1.2, whole genome shotgun sequence genome window below encodes:
- the LOC126661886 gene encoding uncharacterized protein LOC126661886: MLGSSVFDELRAEIEIFNFIVARVNATWAIGNDFFNFKSANLTLKQPASPYSHRFHSRRRKKVAVKELSELQPYVFAEYVLLPIERRISYPFIYKAKVRRLRDLAGKLKDKRDRVKDSVGDAERNGETVYDNVRNWLSDSEKAIEEALVLVNAEEEAAKKTCFVGFCPDLKTRYLLSKNAEEKAFVIDQLDQQEAGLHPFSHRPHLQQHVDPSVFDFEALESRLSILKQVMEALKDPNLTRVGVWGMGGVGKSTLAKEVHGLASKEKLFDDVVFVSVSEKPELGEIQKLIAGVLGVNFNVEDSRVRASHLFERIKKKKILVILDNIWQKIDLNQIGIPTGADGKDCKILLTSREKRVLLNEMGVEKEFMLQVLTHEEACSMFAKTVPHAKDRAFDAIAIEVVKRCAGVPLLIELVAGYLRNCKEVGIWEEKVQQLSSFKDEEIDLKVHESLKSSYKKLIGDEIKSFFLLCALSGHSNIRIQYLLRYCIGLGLLKERPIVSDARKRVDYLINELQDCSLLMKGEMDGYVKMHDIVRDAALSIACREKHVFTCQSGAKLMELPDRDCTGISLPFCDFQELIGPDSEMFKLDCPNAELLLLLTEDMSLKVSDSFFEGVAKLRVLHFTGMRFLCLPSSIKFLTNLQTLCLHGCHLNKLSIIGELKQLKVLSFVDAYIVELPKEIEQLTRLKILDLSNCSKLKIIPANVFSKLTQLEELYMSNNSIEWDAEGNASLEELEHLPRLLTLEMQVLDPEMIPRSFFFCFKGLQNYKLVIGDGWDWRVNNESSRTLKLKFKTSIHLEPGLLKLLKESDDLYLDEIWGIESVLYDLDGDGFRKLKHLQVQNDLVIQHIANSTNLSSCPAFPILQSLFLCNLMSLENLCNGQPVAGSFSKLKGLEVRNCEKLTTLFSLPSNNHDGIVKVELSQLCSLTLVNLPTLRSFCNKMNRPLESYARHNHLRVDGPTCQEGVSLEDEPLSIFNELVSLPKLKNLTINTVYCEKIWQDHLSITSSNLTSLIVDSCHNLRHLLTCKMVRSLFHLKRIEIRNCELIKEIILTKEFVEETGRTEKILFSKLESLRLEGLPKLSRFCTGHPIEFQSLTELYVQSCSVFTTFVTCTQQVNSEADNNSETESLFNRMVGFPKLELLSLTFLFNLENIWHHQLMPNSFSKLKALIIDGCHKLLTVFPPDDLPRFHRLERLIIMNCSSLQEIFQFQEPNADDIDAVVEFKLRELRISSLEKLRIIWSKDPPSSFTFQELQSVEIDACGALKSIFPASIISGLVQLQSLKIRSSQWQTCGVEGIVAKSKSAESDPYFKFPQLTSLSLHGLTKLKCFYPGRHSVEWPKLKCLELVECNSAIMFGSEIRNRYQEEAHGGGGSQDNIPFQPFFMFEKLNHNLEQLTLHHNDLLRIQIGQSPANCFSKVKVLTLHSLSPESCIVLFSFLKTLYSLEELVIVVGSFQELFSDEDDAVSVPLRHLSIDNAYRLKHIWKQDAILKPVTQYLETLTIYNCSSLRKIVQSSSSFRNLVTLKVSHCNKLKSLFNVSTAKTMVNLTEMSLCYCYAMTEVVETDGDQTEDEVVFNKLKTLQLETLDSLASFFPGNQAFSFPLLEEIFISGCTQMKIFSAGVLSTPKLRSVRNSKYSPDNQFWEGDLNATITYLCVECLLPQEVEDYIKVSSTWGGASSV; encoded by the exons ATGTTGGGTTCTTCGGTTTTTGATGAATTGAGAGCTGAAAtagaaattttcaattttatt GTGGCTAGAGTAAATGCCACATGGGCTATTGGCAACGACTTTTTTAATTTCAAGTCAGCAAATTTAACATTGAAACAACCTGCC TCCCCGTATTCTCATCGTTTCCATTCCCGGCGGCGAAAAAAAGTTGCTGTTAAGGAACTCTCAGAGTTACAACCCTATGTGTTTGCAG AGTATGTTCTTCTCCCTATCGAACGGAGGATCAGTTATCCCTTCATCTACAAGGCCAAAGTTCGGAGACTCCGAGATTTGGCTGGCAAGTTGAAGGACAAGAGAGACAGGGTGAAAGACTCTGTTGGTGATGCTGAAAGAAATGGGGAAACTGTTTATGATAATGTTCGAAACTGGCTGTCCGATTCAGAGAAGGCCATTGAGGAGGCACTGGTGCTTGTCAATGCGGAAGAAGAAGCTGCCAAGAAGACGTGTTTTGTGGGATTTTGTCCCGATTTAAAGACGCGATATTTGCTTAGTAAGAACGCAGAGGAGAAAGCTTTCGTGATTGATCAGCTGGATCAGCAGGAAGCTGGTCTCCATCCATTTTCTCACCGTCCCCATCTTCAACAGCATGTTGATCCGTCTGTTTTTGATTTTGAAGCATTGGAATCAAGGCTGTCCATTCTGAAGCAAGTCATGGAGGCTCTTAAGGATCCTAATCTAACCAGGGTCGGCGTGTGGGGAATGGGCGGTGTGGGGAAATCTACACTAGCAAAGGAGGTCCATGGCCTTGCTTCCAAAGAAAAGCTATTCGATGATGTGGTTTTTGTTTCCGTTTCTGAAAAACCTGAACTTGgagaaattcaaaaattaattgcGGGTGTCTTGGGTGTGAACTTCAATGTGGAGGATAGCCGTGTTCGAGCAAGTCATCTCTTTGAGAggataaaaaagaagaagattctTGTAATTCTTGATAATATCTggcaaaaaattgatttaaatcaaataGGAATACCAACGGGAGCTGACGGCAAAGACTGCAAAATACTGCTAACCTCGAGGGAGAAACGTGTATTACTAAATGAGATGGGGGTAGAAAAAGAATTCATGCTTCAAGTTCTAACACATGAAGAGGCTTGCAGTATGTTTGCAAAGACTGTCCCACATGCTAAAGATCGAGCATTTGATGCCATTGCGATTGAAGTCGTCAAACGATGTGCAGGAGTGCCACTGCTGATTGAACTTGTTGCTGGGTACTTGCGGAATTGTAAGGAGGTGGGAATTTGGGAGGAGAAGGTACAACAACTATCCAGCTTTAAGGATGAAGAAATAGACTTGAAAGTGCATGAGTCTTTAAAGTCAAGCTACAAGAAACTGATTGGCGatgaaatcaaatcatttttcttGCTTTGTGCTCTGAGTGGACACTCTAACATTCGGATCCAGTACTTGTTGAGGTATTGTATTGGTCTTGGTTTGCTTAAGGAGAGGCCTATTGTCAGTGATGCAAGAAAAAGAGTAGACTATTTGATCAATGAACTTCAAGATTGCTCCTTGTTAATGAAGGGAGAGATGGATGGGTATGTCAAAATGCATGACATCGTTCGAGATGCTGCTTTGTCTATTGCATGTAGAGAGAAACATGTTTTTACTTGTCAAAGTGGTGCTAAATTGATGGAATTGCCAGATAGGGATTGCACTGGAATATCTCTTCCATTTTGTGATTTTCAAGAACTTATTGGGCCTGATTCGGAAATGTTTAAGTTAGATTGTCCAAATGCAGAGTTGTTGTTGCTGCTTACGGAAGATATGTCTTTGAAAGTTTCTGATTCATTTTTTGAGGGAGTTGCTAAACTCAGAGTGTTGCATTTTACAGGAATGCGTTTCTTATGCCTTCCTTCATCCATCAAATTCCTAACAAACCTACAAACCTTGTGTTTACATGGTTGCCATTTAAATAAGTTATCTATCATTGGAGAGCTTAAGCAGCTAAAGGTATTGAGTTTTGTTGACGCTTATATAGTTGAGCTTCCCAAGGAAATAGAGCAATTGACTCGGCTCAAGATTCTAGATTTGAGCAATTGCTCCAAATTGAAGATTATTCCCGCCAATGTTTTCTCAAAGTTGACTCAGTTAGAAGAGTTGTATATGAGCAACAACTCTATAGAGTGGGATGCCGAAGGTAACGCGAGCCTTGAAGAGTTGGAGCATTTGCCCCGCCTACTAACTCTGGAAATGCAAGTATTGGATCCCGAGATGATACCAAGGTCTTTTTTCTTCTGTTTCAAAGGATTGCAAAACTATAAATTAGTCATAGGAGATGGATGGGACTGGAGAGTGAACAATGAATCCTCAAGGACGCTGAAGCTCAAGTTCAAGACAAGCATTCATTTAGAGCCAGGGTTACTAAAGTTATTGAAGGAAAGTGATGATCTGTATTTAGATGAAATATGGGGAATTGAGAGTGTGTTGTATGATCTTGATGGGGATGGCTTTCGGAAATTGAAGCATCTTCAAGTCCAGAATGATCTTGTGATTCAACATATTGCCAATTCAACAAATTTGTCTTCGTGTCCTGCATTTCCTATTCTACAGTCGTTATTTCTGTGTAATCTAATGAGCTTGGAAAACCTTTGTAATGGGCAGCCGGTAGCTGGGTCTTTCAGCAAATTGAAAGGATTAGAAGTCAGAAATTGCGAGAAATTAACAACTCTGTTTTCGTTGCCCTCCAATAATCATGATGGCATTGTCAAAGTTGAGTTGAGCCAGTTATGCTCCTTGACACTGGTCAATCTACCAACGCTCAGAAGCTTTTGCAACAAAATGAACCGACCACTAGAATCTTACGCGAGACACAATCATTTGAGAGTTGATGGTCCAACATGTCAGGAAGGTGTATCATTAGAGGATGAGCCATTATCAATTTTCAACGAACTG GTCTCTCTTCCTAAGTTGAAGAATCTTACAATAAATACAGTTTATTGCGAAAAGATATGGCAAGACCACCTCTCCATAACATCTTCAAATTTAACAAGCTTGATTGTTGATAGCTGTCATAATTTGCGGCATCTATTGACATGTAAAATGGTTAGAAGTCTTTTTCATCTCAAAAGAATTGAGATAAGAAACTGTGAGCTCATTAAAGAGATAATTCTGACGAAGGAATTTGTAGAAGAAACAGGGAGAACGGAGAAGATACTCTTTTCTAAACTGGAAAGTTTGAGGCTTGAAGGTCTTCCGAAGTTAAGTAGATTCTGCACTGGGCATCCGATTGAATTTCAGTCTCTTACAGAATTGTATGTTCAAAGCTGCTCTGTTTTTACTACCTTTGTTACCTGCACCCAACAAGTTAATTCAGAGGCCGACAACAACTCTGAAACAGAATCTCTCTTTAATAGAATG GTTGGGTTCCCCAAGTTAGAGTTATTGAGTCTTACCTTTTTGTTCAACCTGGAAAATATATGGCACCATCAGCTCATGCCTAATTCCTTCTCCAAACTAAAAGCCTTGATAATCGATGGTTGCCACAAGCTCTTAACGGTTTTTCCTCCTGATGACTTGCCAAGATTTCACAGGCTGGAGAGGTTGATAATTATGAATTGTTCTTCACTGCAAGAAATATTTCAATTCCAAGAACCAAATGCTGACGATATAGATGCTGTGGTAGAATTTAAGTTGAGAGAATTGAGAATCTCCTCCCTTGAGAAACTGAGGATCATATGGAGTAAGGATCCTCCATCAAGTTTTACTTTTCAAGAACTACAGTCAGTGGAAATCGATGCTTGTGGCGCTTTGAAAAGTATATTTCCAGCCTCCATAATCTCAGGCCTTGTTCAGCTTCAAAGTTTAAAAATTAGAAGTTCGCAATGGCAAACATGTGGAGTAGAGGGAATTGTTGCGAAAAGTAAAAGCGCAGAATCAGACCCTTATTTTAAGTTTCCTCAACTTACTTCTCTTTCACTCCATGGGCTAACGAAACTAAAGTGTTTCTACCCGGGGAGGCATAGTGTTGAGTGGccaaagttgaaatgtttggagttggTCGAGTGTAACAGCGCAATCATGTTTGGTTCAGAAATTAGAAACCGTTATCAAGAAGAAGCACATGGAGGAGGAGGCAGCCAAGACAATATCCCATTTCAACCGTTTTTTATGTTTGAAAAG CTCAATCACAACTTGGAGCAATTGACTCTACACCACAATGATTTGCTGAGAATACAGATTGGTCAATCTCCTGCAAACTGCTTTTCCAAAGTAAAAGTACTGACACTGCATTCCTTGAGTCCCGAATCGTGCATTGTTCTGTTTAGTTTCCTCAAAACACTATACAGTTTGGAAGAACTTGTTATTGTCGTAGGTTCTTTTCAAGAGCTATTCTCGGATGAGGATGATGCAGTTTCTGTGCCACTGAGACATCTGAGCATAGACAATGCCTATAGATTAAAGCATATATGGAAGCAAGACGCCATACTGAAACCAGTTACTCAATATCTTGAGACACTGACAATTTATAACTGTTCTAGTTTACGCAAAATAGTGCAATCATCATCATCCTTCCGAAATTTAGTGACTCTAAAAGTGAGTCATTGTAATAAGTTGAAAAGCTTGTTCAATGTGTCGACAGCAAAAACTATGGTAAACCTCACCGAAATGAGCTTATGTTACTGTTATGCGATGACTGAAGTGGTGGAAACCGATGGAGATCAGACAGAGGATGAAGTGGTTTTTAACAAATTGAAAACTTTGCAACTTGAGACCTTGGATAGTCTCGCCAGCTTTTTCCCAGGAAATCAAGCCTTTAGTTTCCCATTGTTAGAAGAAATATTCATTTCTGGATGCACTCAGATGAAGATTTTCTCTGCTGGAGTCTTGAGCACACCTAAGCTACGGTCAGTCAGAAACTCCAAATATTCACCGGATAATCAATTTTGGGAGGGAGACCTAAACGCAACCATCACATATCTGTGTGTGGAGTGTCTACTACCACAAGAG GTTGAAGATTATATCAAAGTGTCCAGCACCTGGGGAGGCGCTTCCTCGGTGTAG
- the LOC126662260 gene encoding RING-H2 finger protein ATL38-like produces MMGSGLNLVMTVIGFGVSTMFIVFVCTRLVCARIQLNSSRRSFPVASRSDLSILERGLHGLEPVIVANFPTKKYSDDLFSASEDAQCTVCLTEYHEDDVLRILPYCGHSFHVTCIDIWLQQHSTCPVCRISLRQLPEKKRMMPLFSSAIRSPYSTESFDTHSYNCLLAGQGISSISNNNCMDSIQEGHCASEHQEAEVTQRLSPLTEGNQNAKDSGNKHVESVSDP; encoded by the exons atgatgGGTTCAGGTTTAAATTTGGTGATGACAGTGATAGGATTTGGTGTTAGTACTATGTTTATAGTGTTTGTGTGCACACGTTTGGTTTGTGCTCGGATTCAACTTAACTCATCTAGACGTTCGTTTCCTGTTGCTTCCAGATCTGATCTTAGCATT CTAGAACGAGGATTGCACGGTCTTGAGCCTGTAATTGTAGCCAACTTTCCTACAAAGAAGTACAGTGATGACCTTTTCTCTGCTTCAGAAGATGCTCA ATGCACAGTTTGCCTAACAGAATACCATGAAGATGATGTCTTGCGTATTCTCCCCTACTGTGGTCACTCGTTCCACGTGACCTGCATAGACATATGGCTGCAACAGCATTCCACTTGTCCTGTTTGTCGAATATCGTTGCGCCAACTTCCTGAGAAAAAGCGCATGATGCCCTTGTTCAGCTCAGCTATCCGCTCGCCATATAGCACAGAGTCCTTCGATACCCATTCTTACAACTGCTTGTTGGCAGGGCAGGGTATTTCATCAATATCCAATAACAACTGTATGGACTCCATTCAGGAGGGTCATTGCGCATCAGAGCATCAGGAAGCAGAAGTTACACAACGTTTGTCCCCGTTAACTGAAGGTAACCAGAATGCTAAAGACTCGGGAAACAAGCATGTAGAAAGCGTGTCAGATCCCTGA